One stretch of Fictibacillus sp. b24 DNA includes these proteins:
- a CDS encoding cysteine hydrolase family protein: protein MKQALIVIDAQKDLIDGNEKEKEVFNKGSLLSNINTVIDKAEEADASIIFIRDLDVAEGNGAGFEVHPDIAVPEHAEIFNKKATSSFYGTPLLEYLNKKEIRHLVVMGCKTEHCIDTAVRMATVSGFDVTLVGDGHSTTDSEVLTAEQIISHHNKILHGHYNVDHFSAVRNTTEDLFQPIHDHYR from the coding sequence TTGAAGCAAGCTCTAATTGTAATTGATGCGCAAAAGGATTTGATAGACGGTAATGAAAAAGAGAAGGAGGTTTTTAACAAAGGCAGTCTGTTAAGCAACATCAACACAGTGATCGATAAAGCGGAAGAAGCAGATGCTTCTATCATTTTTATCCGAGATCTTGACGTTGCAGAGGGAAATGGAGCTGGATTTGAGGTTCATCCTGATATTGCAGTTCCAGAGCATGCAGAAATTTTTAATAAAAAAGCAACCAGCTCTTTTTATGGAACACCTTTACTAGAATATTTAAATAAGAAGGAAATTCGTCACCTGGTCGTTATGGGATGTAAGACAGAACATTGCATCGATACGGCAGTTAGAATGGCAACGGTCTCAGGTTTTGATGTGACACTAGTTGGAGATGGTCATTCCACCACAGATTCAGAGGTGTTGACTGCTGAACAAATCATAAGCCATCACAATAAAATTCTGCATGGTCACTATAACGTTGACCACTTTTCGGCGGTAAGGAACACTACTGAAGATCTATTTCAGCCTATACACGATCACTATCGTTAA
- the hmpA gene encoding NO-inducible flavohemoprotein, translating into MLQARTIEIIKSTVPVLKVHGEAITSRFYEMLFQKHPELLNIFNHANQKKGLQQAALANTVYAAAANIDKLETIIPVVKQIAHKHRSLGVKPEHYPVVGENLLLAIKDVLGDAATDDIINAWAEAYGVIADVFIGVERNMYEEAGWEGFKPFEVVRKVEESSVITSFYLKPQDGGRLSDFQPGQYLSVRMDIPGERNTHIRQYSLSDAKGKEHYRISVKKESGMHTKDGIVSVYLHEGVKEGDILYLSAPAGDFYLDTNSEKPVVLISGGVGLTPMVSMLKTSAEKQPKREVTFIHAAINGQTHALKKEVLEAAADSNNITIHFVYEKPQEEDFGYAKTGYIDREWLKEVLPLKEETAYYFCGPVPFMKAINSALQELNVPQENIHFEFFGPASDLEKERVKA; encoded by the coding sequence ATGTTACAAGCAAGAACGATTGAAATCATTAAGTCAACCGTACCTGTATTGAAAGTACACGGAGAAGCGATCACTTCCCGTTTTTATGAAATGCTATTTCAGAAGCATCCCGAACTGTTAAATATCTTTAACCATGCTAACCAGAAAAAAGGCCTCCAGCAAGCAGCACTGGCGAACACCGTTTATGCAGCTGCAGCTAACATCGATAAGCTTGAAACGATCATTCCAGTCGTTAAGCAGATCGCACACAAGCATAGAAGTTTAGGTGTGAAACCTGAACATTATCCTGTTGTTGGTGAAAACTTATTGCTCGCAATTAAAGACGTTCTTGGTGACGCGGCAACGGACGACATCATTAACGCATGGGCTGAAGCATACGGTGTTATTGCTGATGTCTTTATTGGGGTCGAACGTAACATGTATGAAGAAGCGGGATGGGAAGGTTTCAAACCATTTGAAGTAGTAAGAAAAGTAGAAGAGAGCAGTGTCATTACATCCTTTTATTTAAAACCACAAGATGGAGGGCGACTTAGCGATTTTCAACCTGGCCAGTATCTGAGTGTCAGAATGGATATTCCTGGTGAAAGAAACACACATATTCGCCAGTACAGTCTTTCAGATGCAAAAGGAAAAGAGCACTACCGTATTTCTGTAAAAAAAGAATCAGGTATGCATACAAAGGATGGAATCGTGTCTGTATACCTGCACGAAGGAGTTAAAGAAGGTGACATTCTTTACTTAAGTGCACCAGCAGGTGACTTTTACTTAGATACAAACAGTGAAAAACCTGTGGTACTGATCAGTGGAGGTGTTGGTTTAACACCGATGGTAAGCATGTTGAAAACTTCAGCTGAAAAACAGCCAAAACGTGAAGTTACCTTTATTCATGCAGCTATTAACGGACAAACGCATGCTTTAAAGAAAGAAGTGTTAGAAGCTGCAGCAGATTCTAATAACATCACTATCCATTTCGTGTATGAAAAGCCGCAAGAAGAGGATTTTGGTTATGCGAAAACAGGTTATATCGATCGAGAATGGCTGAAAGAAGTATTGCCGCTTAAAGAAGAAACAGCATACTACTTCTGTGGACCGGTTCCTTTTATGAAAGCCATTAACTCAGCTTTACAAGAGTTGAACGTACCGCAAGAAAATATTCATTTTGAATTCTTTGGACCAGCAAGTGACCTAGAAAAAGAAAGAGTAAAAGCTTAA
- a CDS encoding alpha/beta family hydrolase, giving the protein MQVKSGHVLGYKNMKVPYLIQSKAESPKGLAIFLPGIGYTMRNPLLHFSSGSFLNRGYDVLHINYLYYTEEYDAFTIDELKTALLQDVTSILNDVLTSMDYSSYYLLGKSFGTLAMSTALEFEQLQNAKTVWLTPNLKDETVMHAMMTSSQKGLCIIGDKDPFYDSEKIEQLMRNKNVEYVIPTGVNHALEVDNDIFKSMDSVKSAIQSINNF; this is encoded by the coding sequence ATGCAAGTAAAATCTGGACACGTCTTAGGGTACAAAAATATGAAAGTACCTTATCTAATACAAAGCAAAGCAGAATCACCAAAAGGATTGGCCATCTTCCTGCCCGGCATTGGTTATACAATGAGAAACCCGCTACTTCACTTTTCATCAGGATCCTTTTTAAATAGAGGATATGATGTTTTGCACATTAATTATCTATATTATACCGAGGAATATGATGCATTCACTATCGATGAACTTAAGACTGCCTTACTACAAGATGTAACATCTATTTTAAATGACGTTTTAACTTCTATGGACTACAGCTCTTATTACTTGTTAGGAAAATCATTTGGTACGCTAGCCATGTCAACTGCTTTAGAGTTTGAGCAGCTTCAAAACGCGAAGACTGTGTGGTTAACACCAAATTTAAAAGACGAAACAGTTATGCATGCCATGATGACTAGCAGTCAAAAAGGACTTTGTATCATTGGAGACAAAGATCCATTCTACGATTCAGAGAAAATAGAGCAGTTAATGAGAAACAAAAATGTGGAGTATGTTATCCCTACAGGTGTTAATCATGCACTTGAGGTAGACAATGATATCTTTAAGTCCATGGACAGCGTTAAAAGTGCTATACAAAGTATAAATAATTTTTAA
- a CDS encoding alpha/beta fold hydrolase, with protein MKRSFLKYNNKKVHLTEWGEEHKPTIICLHGLGSTSLSFLEIAERLKNDFRLIAFDAPGHGKSDRFDSAEEYEMPRLVEWLHGLLQQLNVSDFYFLTHSWGSFLSLHYLAKYSNQVIDTILIDGGYQTKRVWSSSLEEEMDHYEKDFDEYVFGSWDAFYQAEKENYLTWSPLKEIAVKDLGVERDGKVCWHAKGETARHIIRGMHLHETEDIYHLLPKGITLLVATLPERLSEIRLQTSNVFKQNTHGHVKVLPNTTHLLHWDRPEVVVEEIQAKWLTKVGG; from the coding sequence TTGAAAAGATCCTTTCTTAAATATAACAATAAAAAAGTCCACCTAACGGAATGGGGGGAAGAACATAAACCAACAATCATATGCTTACATGGACTAGGCAGTACAAGCCTCAGCTTTTTGGAGATAGCTGAACGTTTGAAAAATGATTTCAGACTGATAGCGTTTGATGCTCCTGGACACGGAAAATCGGACAGATTTGATTCTGCTGAAGAATATGAGATGCCTAGACTTGTAGAATGGCTTCATGGTTTGCTGCAGCAGCTAAATGTAAGCGATTTCTATTTCCTGACCCATTCTTGGGGAAGTTTCTTATCTCTTCATTACTTGGCCAAGTATTCGAATCAAGTAATCGACACCATCCTAATCGATGGCGGCTATCAAACAAAACGCGTTTGGTCTTCATCACTAGAAGAAGAAATGGATCATTATGAAAAAGATTTTGATGAATATGTTTTTGGTTCTTGGGATGCTTTTTATCAAGCAGAAAAAGAAAATTATTTAACGTGGAGCCCTTTAAAAGAAATTGCTGTTAAAGACTTAGGTGTAGAACGGGACGGCAAAGTTTGCTGGCATGCAAAAGGTGAAACTGCTCGGCACATCATTCGTGGCATGCATCTGCATGAAACAGAAGATATATATCACCTTCTTCCAAAGGGGATCACGCTGCTAGTCGCCACACTTCCTGAGCGTTTATCTGAAATCAGACTACAAACCTCTAATGTGTTCAAACAAAATACCCATGGTCATGTAAAGGTATTACCGAATACGACCCATTTATTGCACTGGGACAGACCAGAGGTGGTAGTAGAAGAAATTCAAGCCAAATGGCTAACAAAAGTAGGAGGTTAA
- the helD gene encoding RNA polymerase recycling motor HelD — translation MTTWNREQQNEQKRVGKVIHKLSDATAKLENHLGGKLADVVQIRKNFWSDVTVNLDDVDDAIETAASIKQQSELLSEIERSHTSAKARLKTYEKLKRSPYFGRIDFKEVDEAETENVYIGIASYYDELTSSFLVHDWRAPISSLYYDHSLGTADFRAPSGIITGELELKRQFIIKNGEIKGMFDTGEAIGDDLLQQVLGNQANTQMKSIVATIQKEQNAIIRNTSSDLLVVQGAAGCGKTSAALQRVAYLLYRDRETLQSHHIVLFSPNNMFNSYVANVLPELGEENMEQTTFQAYIDHHLAQDFSVETPFEQMEDLLSGSGESSRINGIKFKASVDFLDEIHRYVDKLSTSGMQFLDIRFRDRVVIRAKQISEFFYSLDQRETVPYRMKKTSAWILEELKKIERRERKKPWVEKEIQLLDKNVYTKLYEKLQERNQYGADSFNDLESEQKVLSAYVTRIAFKPVREKVEQFAFLDVKSLYAKLFQKNNKLIDNLDTWIDICNQTLFNLKQNHLANEDATPFLYVKELLIGFQSNAAVRHVFIDEAQDFSLFQFAFIQRIFPRANLTVLGDLNQSIYAHASDESFSRLKKLLDKKKPETITLSRSYRSTKEIVEFTKSLLHDGSTIIPFNRSGEKPSVVAVESDKSHVDQVQKLVSRWLNEGHETVAVICRSAKESKKVYESLKGTMDVRLMIDEDAAFQRGVIVIPSYLAKGIEFDAVAIFDASGYQNERERKLFYTVCTRAMHELTVFYSGKPCPFIEEASESLYVTV, via the coding sequence ATGACTACTTGGAATCGAGAACAACAAAATGAACAAAAACGAGTAGGAAAAGTGATTCATAAACTTTCTGATGCTACGGCCAAACTGGAGAATCATCTTGGTGGAAAGCTAGCTGATGTTGTGCAGATTAGAAAAAACTTTTGGTCAGATGTTACAGTTAACTTAGATGATGTTGACGATGCTATCGAAACAGCAGCAAGCATTAAACAGCAATCAGAACTTTTATCCGAAATCGAACGAAGTCACACATCAGCAAAAGCTCGTCTCAAGACGTATGAAAAACTAAAAAGGTCACCCTATTTTGGACGGATTGATTTTAAAGAAGTGGATGAAGCTGAGACCGAGAACGTATACATCGGGATTGCTTCTTATTATGATGAACTCACAAGCTCTTTTCTTGTTCATGATTGGCGTGCACCGATCTCTAGTTTGTATTATGATCATTCTCTTGGTACCGCGGATTTTCGTGCGCCGAGCGGAATCATCACAGGTGAATTAGAGCTGAAAAGACAGTTTATTATAAAAAACGGTGAAATTAAAGGCATGTTTGACACAGGAGAAGCAATCGGGGACGATCTTCTTCAGCAAGTATTAGGCAATCAAGCGAATACTCAAATGAAAAGCATAGTCGCTACAATTCAGAAAGAACAAAATGCGATAATTCGAAACACATCAAGCGATTTACTTGTCGTGCAAGGAGCGGCCGGCTGCGGTAAAACATCAGCAGCCCTTCAGCGTGTTGCGTACTTATTGTACCGGGACCGTGAAACACTGCAATCTCACCATATTGTTTTATTTTCGCCAAACAACATGTTCAACAGTTATGTAGCGAACGTGCTACCCGAGCTTGGTGAAGAAAACATGGAGCAAACTACTTTCCAGGCTTATATCGACCATCATTTAGCACAAGATTTCTCCGTGGAAACGCCATTTGAACAGATGGAGGATCTGCTTTCAGGAAGTGGTGAGTCGAGTCGCATCAATGGAATAAAGTTTAAAGCTTCTGTTGATTTTTTAGATGAGATTCATCGATATGTAGATAAACTGAGTACATCAGGCATGCAGTTTTTAGATATAAGATTCCGGGATCGTGTTGTTATTCGAGCAAAACAGATCAGTGAATTCTTTTATTCACTAGATCAGCGTGAAACCGTACCTTATCGAATGAAAAAAACGTCTGCTTGGATTTTAGAAGAACTGAAGAAAATTGAGCGTCGAGAACGAAAGAAACCTTGGGTAGAAAAAGAGATTCAGCTTCTCGATAAGAATGTGTATACAAAGCTTTATGAGAAATTACAGGAACGAAATCAATACGGAGCAGATTCGTTCAATGATTTGGAAAGTGAGCAAAAAGTATTATCGGCTTATGTAACGAGGATTGCTTTTAAACCGGTGCGAGAAAAAGTTGAGCAGTTTGCCTTCCTGGACGTTAAGTCACTTTATGCGAAACTGTTTCAAAAAAATAATAAGCTGATAGACAATCTGGATACGTGGATCGACATTTGCAATCAAACGCTGTTTAACTTAAAACAAAATCACCTCGCGAATGAAGATGCCACACCATTTTTATATGTGAAAGAGTTATTGATCGGTTTTCAAAGTAATGCAGCAGTGCGACATGTTTTTATTGATGAGGCACAGGACTTTTCACTATTTCAATTCGCGTTCATTCAGCGGATATTTCCGAGAGCAAATCTAACCGTGCTCGGAGATTTGAACCAGTCCATTTACGCCCATGCATCCGATGAATCGTTCAGCAGGCTGAAGAAATTATTGGATAAGAAAAAGCCTGAAACGATCACGCTCTCTAGAAGTTACCGTTCGACTAAAGAAATCGTAGAGTTTACGAAAAGTCTTTTACATGATGGAAGCACGATTATTCCATTTAATCGTTCTGGAGAGAAACCATCTGTCGTTGCGGTTGAAAGTGATAAAAGTCATGTCGATCAAGTTCAAAAGCTCGTTAGTCGCTGGTTAAATGAAGGACATGAAACGGTTGCTGTAATCTGTCGTTCTGCTAAAGAAAGTAAAAAAGTGTACGAATCGCTAAAGGGAACAATGGATGTAAGGCTTATGATCGACGAAGATGCTGCTTTCCAAAGAGGAGTAATCGTTATACCTTCATATTTAGCAAAAGGCATCGAGTTTGATGCTGTTGCTATATTTGATGCATCAGGTTATCAAAATGAACGTGAACGAAAACTGTTCTATACGGTGTGTACACGTGCGATGCATGAGCTGACCGTGTTTTATAGCGGAAAGCCATGTCCTTTTATAGAAGAAGCTTCAGAAAGTTTATATGTAACTGTTTAA
- a CDS encoding DinB family protein, translated as MNFQRKEALEILERTPEILTHLLSGLSHDWLTGNEGDESWNSLEVVAHLIECEKNNWIPRVSTILSSNEIQALPPFNRFSHLGMDMKLDKLLLEFKQCRQESLLQLNTILTSNSDFEKTGLHPEFGSVTLKQLLSTWVVHDLTHLNQITRVFAKRYQDDVGPWKAYLSILK; from the coding sequence ATGAACTTTCAACGTAAAGAAGCTCTCGAAATTTTGGAACGCACACCAGAGATTTTGACACACTTGTTATCTGGTTTGTCACATGACTGGTTAACTGGCAACGAAGGCGATGAGTCGTGGAATTCACTTGAAGTGGTTGCTCATCTGATTGAATGCGAGAAGAATAATTGGATTCCTCGTGTATCTACCATTCTTTCAAGTAATGAAATTCAAGCCCTCCCTCCTTTTAACCGGTTTTCCCACTTAGGAATGGACATGAAGTTGGATAAACTTTTATTAGAGTTTAAGCAGTGCCGACAGGAGAGTCTACTACAATTAAACACTATTCTTACAAGTAACTCTGATTTTGAAAAAACGGGACTTCACCCTGAGTTTGGGTCTGTTACATTAAAACAGCTGCTTTCAACATGGGTTGTGCATGATTTGACTCACTTGAACCAGATTACGAGAGTGTTCGCTAAACGATATCAAGATGATGTTGGTCCGTGGAAAGCTTATTTAAGCATATTAAAGTAA
- a CDS encoding NupC/NupG family nucleoside CNT transporter — protein MKYIIFLAGVAAVFLLAYLVSNDRKKIKYRPILTMLGLQLILTYFLLNTGVGLVIIKGISKLFEKLLGYAGAGIDFVFGGLANEAAMPFFLNVLLPIVFISVLIGIAQHFRILPFIIKWVGFALSKVNGLGRLESYNAVASAVFGQSEVFISVKKLLGHMPKHRLYTLCTSAMSTVSASILGAYMTMIDPKYVVTALVLNLFGGFIIANIINPYEVTADDDIIEIEEEKQTFFEMLGEYIMDGFKVAVIVGAMLLGFVALIALINDVFDMVFGITFQTMLGYVFAPVAFLVGIPWAEAVSAGTIMATKLVSNEFVAMMDLAKYAKNMSDRTIGIVSVFLVSFANFSSIGIITGAVKGLHEEQGNTVARFGLKLLYGATLVSILSAAIAGLFL, from the coding sequence ATGAAGTACATCATCTTTCTTGCTGGAGTGGCAGCGGTTTTCTTGTTAGCCTACCTTGTCAGCAATGATCGCAAAAAAATTAAATACAGACCCATCTTAACCATGCTTGGGTTGCAGTTAATTCTTACATACTTTCTATTAAATACAGGTGTTGGCCTCGTTATTATAAAAGGTATTTCTAAACTGTTTGAAAAGTTATTAGGCTATGCAGGAGCTGGGATCGATTTCGTGTTTGGTGGACTTGCAAATGAAGCAGCCATGCCGTTCTTTTTAAACGTATTGCTGCCAATCGTATTTATTTCAGTTTTGATCGGTATTGCTCAACACTTCAGGATTTTGCCGTTTATTATTAAATGGGTTGGATTTGCCTTAAGTAAAGTGAATGGTTTAGGAAGACTAGAATCTTATAATGCCGTGGCATCTGCGGTTTTTGGTCAGTCCGAAGTATTTATCTCCGTAAAAAAACTGTTAGGTCATATGCCGAAGCATCGGCTATATACACTTTGTACATCAGCTATGTCTACTGTTTCGGCCTCAATCTTAGGGGCATACATGACGATGATCGATCCAAAGTACGTTGTAACGGCCTTGGTGCTTAACTTGTTTGGTGGATTCATTATCGCAAACATCATAAATCCGTATGAAGTAACTGCTGATGATGACATCATTGAGATCGAAGAAGAAAAACAAACGTTTTTTGAGATGCTCGGTGAGTACATTATGGATGGATTTAAAGTAGCTGTTATCGTGGGAGCCATGCTTTTAGGATTTGTTGCGTTGATTGCGTTAATCAATGACGTGTTTGATATGGTGTTCGGCATTACCTTCCAAACGATGCTTGGATATGTGTTCGCACCTGTTGCATTCCTTGTCGGGATTCCATGGGCAGAAGCCGTTTCAGCTGGTACAATCATGGCAACAAAACTTGTTTCCAACGAATTTGTCGCTATGATGGATTTGGCCAAGTATGCAAAGAATATGTCCGACCGTACAATCGGTATTGTATCCGTGTTCCTCGTATCGTTTGCCAACTTCTCTTCAATCGGTATTATCACTGGAGCAGTTAAGGGGCTTCACGAAGAGC
- a CDS encoding glucoamylase family protein, whose translation MKAAKIISFLLMFSLFANLWVTPTASATDLGKDIAFNAELKAIAAKTYTFYQDHTDPKTGMTYDETRYTAEGKKDATHTSPTNIGMYMMSTVSAQQLGIITKNEAVKRIQVTLNTVEKLEKWNGLFYNWYNTNDGSIKKDWGQFISQVDNGWLSAGLIVVGQAYDELNPQTSKLVENMNYTTLYDPEVGQFRGGYDVAQGKLTDHHYGLFNTEPRVASYISIGKGDVPSDHWWKMYRTMPKEWDWQGQIPQGETHEYDGVSVFEGHYEYNGVKFVPSWGGSMFESLMPGIVLKEKDLGKNALGLNNKRHVELQQAFAREKGYPAWGFSPAATPDGYSEFAATPLGTSGYKDGATVTAHASFLALDYDPEAVRTNIKALKELNTYSKYGFYDSVNVETGEIAKAYLALDQGMIMVSIANYLKDGVIRDYFHQDPIGKKPEELLEKEVFSIQ comes from the coding sequence ATGAAAGCAGCCAAGATTATAAGCTTTTTGCTAATGTTTAGTCTCTTTGCAAACTTGTGGGTAACACCTACTGCATCAGCAACTGATTTAGGCAAAGACATAGCTTTTAACGCAGAATTGAAAGCGATTGCAGCAAAAACATATACGTTTTATCAAGATCATACAGATCCAAAAACTGGAATGACATATGATGAAACGAGATATACAGCAGAGGGTAAGAAAGACGCAACTCACACATCTCCAACGAACATCGGGATGTATATGATGAGTACAGTATCTGCTCAACAGTTAGGAATCATCACGAAAAATGAAGCGGTTAAACGCATCCAAGTCACACTAAATACAGTAGAAAAGCTGGAAAAATGGAACGGTCTTTTTTATAACTGGTACAACACGAACGACGGCTCAATTAAGAAAGACTGGGGGCAATTTATCTCTCAAGTTGATAACGGATGGCTGTCTGCAGGCTTGATCGTAGTTGGACAAGCTTATGATGAGTTGAATCCTCAAACAAGTAAGTTGGTAGAAAACATGAACTACACGACATTATATGATCCTGAAGTCGGTCAATTCCGCGGAGGATATGATGTTGCTCAAGGCAAATTAACCGATCATCATTACGGATTGTTTAATACAGAACCTCGTGTAGCGAGTTACATCTCGATTGGAAAAGGTGATGTACCGAGCGATCACTGGTGGAAGATGTACCGAACAATGCCAAAAGAGTGGGACTGGCAAGGTCAAATTCCGCAAGGTGAAACACATGAATATGATGGAGTGTCCGTTTTTGAAGGTCACTATGAATACAATGGCGTAAAGTTTGTTCCAAGCTGGGGCGGCAGCATGTTTGAAAGCCTTATGCCAGGAATTGTTCTAAAAGAGAAAGATCTAGGCAAGAACGCGCTTGGGCTTAACAATAAACGCCACGTTGAATTACAGCAAGCATTTGCAAGAGAAAAAGGATACCCAGCGTGGGGCTTCTCACCTGCGGCTACTCCTGATGGTTACAGCGAATTTGCAGCAACACCGCTAGGAACGTCTGGATACAAAGATGGTGCAACCGTTACTGCGCATGCCTCATTCCTAGCATTAGATTACGATCCTGAAGCAGTTCGAACAAACATTAAAGCATTAAAAGAGCTAAACACGTACAGCAAGTATGGATTCTATGATTCTGTTAACGTCGAGACTGGCGAGATCGCTAAAGCGTACCTAGCACTCGATCAGGGAATGATCATGGTTTCCATCGCCAACTATTTAAAAGATGGCGTGATTCGAGACTACTTCCACCAAGACCCAATCGGTAAAAAACCTGAAGAATTGCTTGAAAAAGAAGTGTTTTCCATTCAATAA
- a CDS encoding DUF4385 domain-containing protein, translating to MAFDYELDFEKIDFRKHPEKYRVGRGEQGVLLVEPYKSEILPHWRFKTPEEAEKSSKKIYEQFLEYKKNKDFVGADMARKFLQMGYTRARRYTNYKGGRKYKENGEVNERKIDPVKAKSAAIFEEKWKLARTDEEYLKMKKAHQKEFG from the coding sequence ATGGCTTTTGACTACGAACTTGATTTTGAGAAAATAGATTTTCGGAAACATCCTGAAAAGTATCGTGTTGGACGCGGGGAACAAGGCGTTCTCTTAGTTGAACCTTATAAAAGTGAGATCCTTCCTCATTGGCGTTTCAAGACACCGGAAGAAGCTGAAAAGTCTTCAAAGAAAATTTATGAACAGTTTCTAGAGTATAAGAAAAACAAAGATTTTGTCGGAGCTGATATGGCGAGGAAGTTCCTGCAGATGGGGTATACACGTGCACGACGTTACACGAACTACAAAGGCGGGAGGAAATACAAAGAAAACGGGGAGGTGAATGAACGAAAAATCGACCCTGTAAAAGCGAAGTCAGCAGCGATTTTTGAAGAGAAGTGGAAGCTGGCTAGAACAGATGAAGAATATTTGAAAATGAAAAAAGCGCATCAAAAAGAATTCGGGTAA
- a CDS encoding DinB family protein: MSTLTIQNFELSRAFFLNHLEAMNAELADVQPEGFNNNIRWHAGHVLTTAEYFMFDFPKKSSNLPKHYIELFNRGTSPADWKGEVPTLKELQQQLSDQLVRIKEIPEDRLQEKLEKEIFNFKTFGELVNFTVFHETYHLGQMHAIKRVIENQSVKQV, encoded by the coding sequence ATGAGTACTTTAACAATTCAAAACTTTGAACTTTCACGAGCTTTTTTTCTAAATCACCTGGAAGCTATGAACGCAGAACTTGCAGATGTCCAGCCTGAAGGGTTCAACAACAATATTCGCTGGCATGCAGGTCATGTCCTTACTACCGCTGAGTATTTTATGTTTGATTTTCCGAAAAAATCTTCAAACTTACCAAAACACTATATTGAGTTATTTAACAGAGGAACTAGCCCGGCCGATTGGAAAGGAGAAGTACCAACATTAAAAGAACTTCAACAGCAGCTGTCCGATCAACTAGTAAGAATAAAAGAAATACCAGAAGATAGACTGCAAGAAAAATTGGAGAAAGAAATTTTCAACTTTAAAACCTTTGGTGAACTTGTAAACTTTACAGTATTCCACGAAACGTATCATCTTGGCCAAATGCATGCAATCAAGAGAGTTATAGAGAATCAGTCGGTCAAGCAGGTGTAA
- a CDS encoding ABC transporter permease subunit, whose amino-acid sequence MSVWKSPLFLTGFLVIVSLFLGSIIYSHYVPNDKQPVMQIRYDENRNIIDGAPIAPHKDMPFGTDRFGVSILHKVLDGAKYTLGIAFFIAFARLFFGTILGLLISQMPKFILKSMSKLFESFYYAPATIIAYLLLFPVLQIFTWAVTREAQTIFAIILLVIIAIPPVMVTVASETSKFLENEFISSVKVLGGGRFHTLRKHVLPYLRPRLGILYSQQLIATLLLAAHLGILQVFIGGTDFITLDPLENNTVPVAMINEWSSMIGANYYQIRGDRWIVFAPLAGFAVTILALNFMVEAMKRQYLEQGAYKKKSRRVRKGKTPVQMKKLSQEQFERIMKTGTDG is encoded by the coding sequence ATGTCCGTTTGGAAAAGCCCACTCTTTTTGACTGGTTTTTTGGTTATTGTTTCGCTCTTTTTGGGAAGCATCATTTACTCTCATTACGTTCCAAATGATAAGCAGCCCGTAATGCAGATTCGGTACGATGAAAATAGAAATATCATCGATGGAGCACCAATTGCACCTCATAAAGATATGCCATTTGGAACGGATCGTTTCGGCGTTAGTATTTTGCATAAAGTGCTGGATGGCGCTAAATACACGCTCGGCATTGCATTTTTCATTGCATTTGCTAGATTATTCTTCGGAACGATCTTAGGCCTGTTAATTAGCCAGATGCCGAAGTTCATTCTAAAATCTATGAGTAAACTCTTTGAATCGTTTTATTATGCGCCTGCAACTATTATTGCCTATTTGCTTCTGTTTCCTGTACTTCAGATTTTCACATGGGCAGTAACACGAGAAGCACAGACGATATTTGCTATCATCCTATTGGTAATTATCGCGATTCCACCCGTTATGGTTACAGTGGCGAGCGAGACTTCCAAGTTTTTAGAAAATGAGTTTATCTCGTCAGTAAAAGTACTGGGAGGAGGCAGGTTCCACACACTTCGTAAACACGTTTTGCCTTACTTACGGCCGCGTTTAGGAATTTTGTATAGTCAGCAGCTGATTGCTACTCTTTTACTGGCCGCGCATCTTGGAATTTTACAAGTGTTTATTGGTGGAACGGACTTTATTACACTTGATCCGTTAGAAAACAATACTGTACCTGTAGCGATGATCAACGAGTGGTCGAGCATGATCGGTGCAAACTACTATCAGATCCGTGGTGACCGTTGGATTGTTTTCGCTCCACTTGCAGGATTTGCCGTAACGATCCTTGCACTGAACTTCATGGTAGAAGCGATGAAACGCCAATACCTTGAACAAGGTGCTTATAAGAAGAAAAGCCGTCGTGTTCGTAAAGGTAAAACTCCTGTACAGATGAAAAAATTATCTCAAGAGCAGTTTGAAAGAATAATGAAAACGGGGACTGACGGTTAA